The Deinococcus apachensis DSM 19763 DNA window GCCCCCCTCCACCGCCTCTTTCAGGATGTCGAGGATGCCTTCGGCCCAGTTCTGTTCCACCTGTTCGGTCATGCCCCAGCGTACCGGGCGGGACGAAACTCCCCAATCGTCCGGCTGGCTCTGGCAAGGCGGCCTCTTCTCTGCTAAAGTTGCCAGTTGCGCCGCCCGGCGAGGCCCGACCTTGGCCGCACGCGGCAGGAAGCGAGGTGAATCATGAACCAGTACGACCTGAACCTGATCCTGAACCCCAACCTCAGCGCCGAGCAGCTCCAGATCGAGAAGGATTACATCGACACGACGCTGCGCAACGCCGGGGCCGAGGTGACCAACCTGGACGACGTGGGCAACCGCCGCCTGGCGTACGCTGTCGGCAAGGACCGCGAGGGCTACTACCTGATGTACACCATCCGGGCCAGTGGCAACCCCGAAAAGGACATCGCGGCGAACCTGCGGTTGCGCGACAACGTGCGCCGCATCCTGGTGGTCAAGGACCGCCCGGAGTGGAAGACCAAGAAGGCCTGAGCCATTACGTCATTGACGTAAAGAGCCAGGTCTGTTACCGTGAGGTCAACCCGCAAGGGCCACCGCCAGCAACGTTAAAGCCCTAGTTACTTCGCCAGCAGCAAAGGAGACCCAGTTATGGCCCGAGGCATGAACCACGTTTACCTGATCGGCGCCCTCGCCCGCGATCCCGAACTCCGTTACACGCCCAGCGGCGTGGCCGTCTTCGAGGCCACCGTTGCAGGTGAGGACCACGTGATCGGGAACGACGGCCGCGAGCGCAAGCTCCCCTGGTACCACCGCGTCTCCATCCTGGGCAAACCCGCCGAGTGGCAGGCCGAGAAGGGCCTGAAGTCCGGCGACCCCGTGATGGTCGAGGGCAGCCTGGATTACAGCCAGTGGGAAGCGCCTGAGGGCGGCAAGAGAAGCATGGTCAAGGTGAAGGCCCTGCGCGTTGAGCAGCTCGGCTACACCCCCGAACTCGTGCAGGACGCCGGAGGCGGCGTTCGCATGGGCAGCGGCATGAATGAAGTGATCGTCATCGGGAACGTGACCCGCGACCCCGAACTGCGCTACACCCCCGCCGGAGACGCCGTGCTCGGGCTCGGCCTGGCCGTGAACGAGACCTGGAACGACCGTCAGGGGCAGAAGCAGGAAAAGACGCACTGGATCGACGTGACGCTGTGGCGCGACCTTGCCGAGAGCATGAAGGACCTGCGGAAGGGCGATCCCGTCCTGGTGCAGGGCCGACTGGTAAACGAGGCGTGGACCGACCGCGACGGTAACAAGCGCAACTCCACCAAAGTAGAGGCGACGCGAGTCGAAGCCCTGTCCCGAGGCGCGGCCACCGGCAGTGCCGCAGCCACCCCCGCCGGACCTCGCACGCAGACCGCGAGCAGTGCGGCGCGCCCCCAGCAGCAGAGTGGGGGGTACGGCGCGAGCCGTGCCCAAGCACCTGCGCGGGCGGCGACCACGGGGACCCGTTCGGGCGGCTTGGATATTGATCAAGGTCTCGACGATTTCCCGCCGGAAGAAGAAGACCTGCCGTTCTGAGCAGGTTTGAGGAACCCAAATGACGCAGAGCAGCAACACGGAGCGCAAGCCCCGCGGCAAGGGACCCAAGCGGCCCCGCAAGCCGAAGGTCGATCCCTTTTCCATCGGGGAACTGGAGATCACCGACTACAAAGACGTGAAGATGCTTCGCCGCTTTGTCTCCGACACCGGCAAGATCCTCCCCCGCCGCCGCACCGGCCTCTCGGCCAAGCACCAGCGCCGCATCTCGCAGACGATCAAGATCGCCCGCCAGCTCGCGCTGCTGCCCTACACCGAGAAGCTGGTCCGCAAGTAAGGAGCCTTGAACCATGCAAGTGATCCTTCTTGAACCCGGCCGCCTGGGCCAGACCGGCGACGTGGTGAACGTCAAGCCCGGCTACGCCCGCAACTTCCTGATCCCGCGCGGCATGGCAACCCCCGCCAACGCCGCCAATATGAAGACCCTGGAGGCCCAGCTCCGCGCCCGCAAGAAGCAGCAGGAGCGGGAAAAGGCCCAGGCCGAGGACCTCGCCAGCCGCCTGAACGGCGTGGCTGTGGAACTCAGCGTCCGCGCGGGCGAGGGCAAGATCTACGGCGCCGTGACCCACGCCGACGTGGCGGGCGCGCTCGACCGGCTCGGCTTCGATGTGGACCGCCGCCGGATCGAGATGCCGAAGACCGTCAAGGAAATCGGCGAGTACGACATCACCTACCGCGCGCACCCGGAAGTCAGCATTCCGATGAAGCTCGTGGTTCACGCGCAGAAGTAAGACGGCGCGCGAGAAAGGCCCCGGCGAAAGCTGGGGCTTTTTCTGTTGGGAGGGGGGCTACGGTGGCGAGCAGGGTGGACGTTTAGGCTGGCTCATGCGCCGCGCCGTTGCCGCCTTGCTCCTCCTCACCCTGCCATCCGCCCTCGCACAACCGGACTCCGTTCCCGAGGGCCTGACGCCCGCCCTGCTCGCCCAGCTCCGGGCCGGGGGACTGGTGCTCTACTTCCGCCACTTTGATACGGAGGGGGCTGATGCGTCGCGGGTGGACCTGCGCGACTGCTCCACGCAGCGCAACCTCAGCGAGCCGGGCCGGGCCAATGCCCGTGAAGTCGGACAACTTCTGCGGGAACTCCGTATCCCCATCGGCACTGTCCTGAGCGGGGAATATTGCCGTAACCGCGACAGTGCCGCGCTGCTCACCGGATGGGTGACGCCGACGCCCACCTTGAATAATCCCTACTTTCGCACGGGGACGGAGGCGGACCGGCAGCGAGTCATCGCCAATCTGCGCGCCCTGCTCAAGGTGCCGCCGCGAGCAGGCACGAACACAGTTATCGTCACACACGAGCAGAACCTGCGCCTGACGACGGGCTGGATGCTGGCGGAGGGGGAGGCGGCGGTGCTGAAGCCCGCTCCCGACGGAAGCTTCCGCGTTATGGCAAGGGTCACGCGGGGGGGCTGGGCGGCCGCGCTGAAGCCAGGGCGCTGAACCCTCACCGGAACCCGGTACGCTGAGTGGTGGAGGTTCCCATGCTCAAGCCCACGCTGACGCTGGCCGCCCTCACCCTTTCCTCCCTCGCGCTCGGTCAGGCCGTGAGGGGAAGCGACGTGAACGTGACGAGCGGCGGGAGGGCCTACAAGAGTTACCTCGCGGCACCCGCGTCGGCCACTCGCAAGCCCGCCGTGATCCTGCTGCATTCCTTCCGGGGCCTGGAGCAGGGTTACCGCGACCTGGTGGACGAGATGGCCGCGGCGGGCTATGTGACGCTCGCTCTGGGCTGGCAGACCTTCGAGCAGGAACCGAGCGACGCCACGGTGAAGACGTTGATCGAGGATGGGCTGAAGTACCTCTCGGCCCGCAGCGACGTGAACATCAATACCGTCGGTCTGACGGGCTTCTGCGCGGGGGGGCGCTACACCATGCTGCTGCTCCCGCAGATGAAGGGGTTCAAGGCGGGCGTCGCGTGGTATGGCTTTCCCGACCAGGGCGGGACGGCGGCCAAGCCCCAGGCACCCAGCGCCTTCATCAACCAACTGACAGCCCCCATGCTGATCATCCACGGGACGAGGGATCAGCCCAGCCCCATCGCGTCCATCTACGCCTCGCGGGGAAGCTGGACGCCGCGAACAAGAATTTCAAGCTCAGCGTGTACCAGGGTGAGCCACACAGTTTCCTGCTCCAGAACAGCCGCATCGCCGACACCTTCGCCAGCCGCGACGCCCGGCGCGACATGCTGAGCTACTTCCGCGAATACCTGCGCTGAGAATGGGCCTTCCCCCCTCCGGGACGTTCAGGACTACAGTAGGGGCACCAACTCCACAGCTCTTCCCCGGAGGTGCCCCATGAAGACGCCCCTCACGCCGCTCGACCTCGTCCGGCGCGGCCTGAAGACCTATCCGCAACGGACCGCCGTGATCCAGCCGGGCGGCCCCTCCTTCACCTACCGCGAGTGGGGCGAGCGCATCTACCGCCTGGCGCGTGCGGTGGGACAGGCCGTTCCCCCCAGCTCGCGGGTGGCGGTCCTCTCGCTCAACACCCACCACGGCCTGCTGACCTACGCGGGGGTGCCGTGGTCGGGACGCGTCCTCGTGCCGCTGAACACCCGCCTCACCCCGCCCGAGTACGCCTTTCAGCTTCGGCACGCGGGGGTTTCCCTCGTCCTGGCCGACGTTACGCTGGCCCCCAAGGTGGAGGAGACCTGCCGCGAGCTGGGCCTTCCCCTCTGGGTGCTGGGCGAGGGCGGCGACTTCGAGGAGCGGTTGGCGGAGCAGGACCCCTCTCCCCTGCCTTACGCGGTGGCCGACGAGGACGACACCATCACGATCAACTACACCTCGGGTACGACGAGCAGCCCCAAGGGCGTGATGCTCACCCACCGCAACGTGATGCTCAACGCGGTTGAGACGATCTATAACTTCCGCTTCGATCAGGACAGCGTGTACCTGCACACCCTCCCCGACTTCCACGCGAACGGGTGGGGCGGGGTGTGGAGTCCCTTCGGGGTGGGGGCCACACACGTCACGCTGCCCGTCCTGCGCGGCGACACCATCCATGACGCGGTCCATGCGTTCGGAGTGACGCACCTCGCCGCCGCGCCGACCGTCCTGAGCATGATCACCGACCCCGCCACTGCCCGGCACACGCCCCGCACCGTGCGGGTGGCGACGGCGGGCAGCCCTCCCCACGCGCGCACCATCGCGGACATGGACGCCCTGGGCTTCGACGTGCTTCAGGTGTACGGCCTGACCGAGACCAGCCCCCTCATCACCGTGGCCGAACTCTCGGAGGC harbors:
- the rpsF gene encoding 30S ribosomal protein S6 → MNQYDLNLILNPNLSAEQLQIEKDYIDTTLRNAGAEVTNLDDVGNRRLAYAVGKDREGYYLMYTIRASGNPEKDIAANLRLRDNVRRILVVKDRPEWKTKKA
- the ssb gene encoding single-stranded DNA-binding protein, yielding MARGMNHVYLIGALARDPELRYTPSGVAVFEATVAGEDHVIGNDGRERKLPWYHRVSILGKPAEWQAEKGLKSGDPVMVEGSLDYSQWEAPEGGKRSMVKVKALRVEQLGYTPELVQDAGGGVRMGSGMNEVIVIGNVTRDPELRYTPAGDAVLGLGLAVNETWNDRQGQKQEKTHWIDVTLWRDLAESMKDLRKGDPVLVQGRLVNEAWTDRDGNKRNSTKVEATRVEALSRGAATGSAAATPAGPRTQTASSAARPQQQSGGYGASRAQAPARAATTGTRSGGLDIDQGLDDFPPEEEDLPF
- the rpsR gene encoding 30S ribosomal protein S18; translation: MTQSSNTERKPRGKGPKRPRKPKVDPFSIGELEITDYKDVKMLRRFVSDTGKILPRRRTGLSAKHQRRISQTIKIARQLALLPYTEKLVRK
- the rplI gene encoding 50S ribosomal protein L9 — its product is MQVILLEPGRLGQTGDVVNVKPGYARNFLIPRGMATPANAANMKTLEAQLRARKKQQEREKAQAEDLASRLNGVAVELSVRAGEGKIYGAVTHADVAGALDRLGFDVDRRRIEMPKTVKEIGEYDITYRAHPEVSIPMKLVVHAQK
- a CDS encoding histidine phosphatase family protein, producing MRRAVAALLLLTLPSALAQPDSVPEGLTPALLAQLRAGGLVLYFRHFDTEGADASRVDLRDCSTQRNLSEPGRANAREVGQLLRELRIPIGTVLSGEYCRNRDSAALLTGWVTPTPTLNNPYFRTGTEADRQRVIANLRALLKVPPRAGTNTVIVTHEQNLRLTTGWMLAEGEAAVLKPAPDGSFRVMARVTRGGWAAALKPGR
- a CDS encoding dienelactone hydrolase family protein, which codes for MLKPTLTLAALTLSSLALGQAVRGSDVNVTSGGRAYKSYLAAPASATRKPAVILLHSFRGLEQGYRDLVDEMAAAGYVTLALGWQTFEQEPSDATVKTLIEDGLKYLSARSDVNINTVGLTGFCAGGRYTMLLLPQMKGFKAGVAWYGFPDQGGTAAKPQAPSAFINQLTAPMLIIHGTRDQPSPIASIYASRGSWTPRTRISSSACTRVSHTVSCSRTAASPTPSPAATPGATC
- a CDS encoding AMP-binding protein, yielding MKTPLTPLDLVRRGLKTYPQRTAVIQPGGPSFTYREWGERIYRLARAVGQAVPPSSRVAVLSLNTHHGLLTYAGVPWSGRVLVPLNTRLTPPEYAFQLRHAGVSLVLADVTLAPKVEETCRELGLPLWVLGEGGDFEERLAEQDPSPLPYAVADEDDTITINYTSGTTSSPKGVMLTHRNVMLNAVETIYNFRFDQDSVYLHTLPDFHANGWGGVWSPFGVGATHVTLPVLRGDTIHDAVHAFGVTHLAAAPTVLSMITDPATARHTPRTVRVATAGSPPHARTIADMDALGFDVLQVYGLTETSPLITVAELSEAEQALPTPERAVLTAKQGFEMLLAGEVEVMSPDLTPIPHDGQTLGEIMVRGNLVMKGYLDNPEATAKAFEGGWFHTGDVAVVHPGGRIEIRDRNKDVIISGGENISSVEVEGVLYAHPAVREAVVVSQPDERWGEVPCAFIALHVGQEASPEDLNAHVRQHLAGYKAPKHYVFRDDLPKTASGKFQKFLLRRELWEGRARGVN